The Populus alba chromosome 6, ASM523922v2, whole genome shotgun sequence genome contains a region encoding:
- the LOC118043869 gene encoding uncharacterized protein isoform X1, which produces MGTREVYEQKLRTGNLYHDPTIKPGLGSPRCPRCLSLLNPICAKGEWTITSILHDATAVAGSGIGGMLSAVHGFNTGIPFLQNRLKGPKWLPFLVGLPPLLAVSAASAAFGGYVLPKFAQLTVTSYYASSSASHYGISLLTRHIEESYTSRAQQEKLR; this is translated from the exons ATGGGGACTAGAGAGGTATACGAGCAGAAATTAAGAACCGGAAATCTCTATCACGATCCTACTATCAAACCTGGACTCGGTTCCCCTCGCTGCCCTCGCTGTCTTTCTCTCTTAAACCCTATTTGT GCAAAGGGAGAATGGACCATTACCTCTATTTTACATGACGCAACCGCTgtg GCTGGCTCGGGTATTGGTGGAATGCTTAGTGCAGTTCATGGTTTCAATACCG GGATTCCATTCCTTCAGAATCGATTGAAGGGACCAAAGTGGCTTCCTTTCCTAGTCGGG CTTCCTCCACTGCTTGCTGTTTCGGCTGCCAGTGCTGCATTTGGAG GTTATGTGCTTCCAAAGTTTGCTCAACTTACTGTGACATCCTATTATGCTTCCTCAAGTGCCTCTCATTATGGGATTTCACTCCTCACCCGACATATTGAAGAGTCCTATACTTCCCGAGCTCAGCAAGAAAAGCTCAGATGA
- the LOC118043842 gene encoding dirigent protein 22, which translates to MAKIFANATSSFIFLFNVILFSLTLAAAKPEGFSRNLSPETLGLKREKLSHLHFYFHDIVSGSNPTAVPVARAAMTNNSLSSFGQVTMMDDPLTVKPEISSKLVGRAQGIYASASQSELSFLMALNFVFTEGKYNGSTLSILGRNSVFSGIREMPVVGGSGLFRFARGYAQAKTHDLDFKTGDAIVEYNVYVFHY; encoded by the coding sequence ATGGCCAAAATCTTCGCAAATGCAACTAGttccttcatttttctcttcaacGTTATTCTCTTCTCCTTGACCCTTGCTGCAGCAAAACCTGAAGGTTTCTCAAGAAACTTATCTCCAGAAACCCTAGGCCTCAAGCGAGAGAAACTGAGCCACCTCCACTTCTACTTCCATGACATAGTCAGTGGAAGCAACCCCACTGCTGTTCCAGTTGCCCGAGCAGCCATGACTAACAACTCTCTCTCATCATTTGGACAGGTCACAATGATGGATGACCCTTTGACGGTGAAGCCCGAGATCAGCTCCAAGCTTGTAGGAAGAGCACAGGGGATTTATGCATCTGCATCGCAAAGTGAACTTAGTTTTTTGATGGCATTAAACTTTGTTTTCACGGAAGGGAAGTATAATGGTAGCACCCTTAGCATTCTGGGGAGAAACAGTGTGTTTTCTGGCATTAGAGAGATGCCAGTTGTTGGTGGGAGTGGGCTTTTCAGGTTTGCGAGAGGCTACGCTCAGGCAAAAACTCATGACCTTGACTTCAAAACTGGTGATGCTATTGTGGAGTATAACGTTTATGTCTTCCATTATTGA
- the LOC118043869 gene encoding uncharacterized protein isoform X2, with protein sequence MGTREVYEQKLRTGNLYHDPTIKPGLGSPRCPRCLSLLNPICAKGEWTITSILHDATAVAGSGIGGMLSAVHGFNTGIPFLQNRLKGPKWLPFLLPPLLAVSAASAAFGGYVLPKFAQLTVTSYYASSSASHYGISLLTRHIEESYTSRAQQEKLR encoded by the exons ATGGGGACTAGAGAGGTATACGAGCAGAAATTAAGAACCGGAAATCTCTATCACGATCCTACTATCAAACCTGGACTCGGTTCCCCTCGCTGCCCTCGCTGTCTTTCTCTCTTAAACCCTATTTGT GCAAAGGGAGAATGGACCATTACCTCTATTTTACATGACGCAACCGCTgtg GCTGGCTCGGGTATTGGTGGAATGCTTAGTGCAGTTCATGGTTTCAATACCG GGATTCCATTCCTTCAGAATCGATTGAAGGGACCAAAGTGGCTTCCTTTCCTA CTTCCTCCACTGCTTGCTGTTTCGGCTGCCAGTGCTGCATTTGGAG GTTATGTGCTTCCAAAGTTTGCTCAACTTACTGTGACATCCTATTATGCTTCCTCAAGTGCCTCTCATTATGGGATTTCACTCCTCACCCGACATATTGAAGAGTCCTATACTTCCCGAGCTCAGCAAGAAAAGCTCAGATGA